A genomic window from Hyla sarda isolate aHylSar1 chromosome 8, aHylSar1.hap1, whole genome shotgun sequence includes:
- the LOC130284624 gene encoding microfibril-associated glycoprotein 4-like, translated as MKKLLLNFVVFLLLQGGRETLGSAPLNQGNINSCRDTCHPQDCSDVSAQGLTTDGVYLIYPGGVNTPPVPVYCDMRSSGGPWTVFQKRFDGSVDFYRGWKEYKNGFGKANGEYWLGLQNIHLLTQKRSYRLRVDLVDFEDDARFGTYDTFSLSPMAIDPEEDGYKLYLGKFQNGDSNKPIGDSLRTQDGMLFSTHDKDRDTISGNCAVIFRGASWYKDCHSANLNGLYLRGETTEYAKGITWAAWRGHHYSLKACEMKIAVNA; from the exons ATGAAG AAGCTGCTCCTGAATTTCGTCGTCTTCCTGCTGCTGCAGGGCGGTCGTGAGACTTTGGGTTCTGCACCCCTGAACCAGGGCAATA TCAACAGCTGTAGAGATACCTGCCACCCCCAAGACTGTTCTGATGTGTCTGCCCAGGGTTTGACCACAGATGGTGTCTACCTGATCTATCCTGGTGGCGTGAACACTCCTCCAGTACCTGTGTATTGTGACATGAGGAGCTCTGGAGGACCCTGGACG GTGTTTCAGAAGAGGTTTGATGGCAGTGTGGACTTCTATCGTGGCTGGAAAGAATACAAGAATGGGTTTGGGAAAGCAAATGGAGAATACTGGTTGG GTCTACAGAATATTCACCTCCTCACCCAGAAGAGATCGTATCGTCTTCGGGTTGACCTAGTGGACTTTGAGGATGATGCTCGTTTCGGGACCTATGACACCTTCTCTCTGTCCCCGATGGCCATTGATCCAGAGGAGGACGGGTACAAGCTGTATCTTGGTAAATTTCAAAATGGTGACTCCAACAAACCTATTG GAGATTCTCTAAGAACTCAGGATGGGATGCTTTTTTCCACCCACGACAAGGACAGAGACACAATTTCGGGTAACTGTGCTGTTATTTTTCGAGGAGCCTCCTGGTACAAGGACTGTCACAGCGCCAACCTGAACGGTCTATACCTAAGGGGAGAAACTACCGAGTATGCAAAGGGCATAACCTGGGCAGCATGGAGGGGCCATCACTACTCACTGAAGGCGTGTGAGATGAAGATCGCCGTAAATGCCTAA